One Natrinema salaciae genomic region harbors:
- a CDS encoding HalOD1 output domain-containing protein — translation MPSGNASPDRRDGDFVTTFDRADDRASEAVLNAVAAVSGVEPADLSPLYDVVEPDALDSFIEHAQRVCDAGSHQVWFTYEGFDVGVRSDGEIRLRDAATAN, via the coding sequence ATGCCCTCCGGAAACGCCTCCCCCGATCGACGCGACGGTGACTTCGTCACGACGTTCGATCGCGCCGATGATCGCGCGAGCGAAGCCGTCCTAAATGCGGTCGCTGCCGTCAGTGGGGTGGAGCCGGCCGATCTCTCTCCCCTCTACGACGTCGTCGAACCGGACGCACTCGATTCCTTCATCGAGCACGCCCAGCGAGTCTGCGACGCCGGCAGCCATCAGGTGTGGTTCACTTACGAGGGATTCGACGTCGGCGTTCGAAGCGACGGCGAGATCCGGCTCCGGGATGCCGCGACCGCGAACTGA
- a CDS encoding alpha/beta fold hydrolase, whose translation MPQATRDGVSIYYEYERREGDGRAPVVFVQGLGFGRWMWRWQREAVADEYDIVAPDNRGTGRSDTGLPPLVPRLPGRLRALVLFKLAGYSIGGLAADLEAVLDDAGIYDAHVVGASMGGMIAQRYALEYSRAKTLTLCCTTHGGPDAAPVPDETQEHMFDAPDGASERETLRHRMRPAFNDRFTNRNPHLMDRIIEWRLEQDADDPAREAQAAAVLNFDVSDRLERVRVPTLILHGTNDRVVPAENARLLEEKIADSRVELVEGGSHLFFIEDADAVNETVLSFLDEQE comes from the coding sequence ATGCCACAGGCGACGAGGGACGGCGTGTCGATCTACTACGAGTACGAGCGGCGCGAGGGCGACGGGCGCGCGCCGGTCGTGTTCGTACAGGGACTCGGGTTCGGGCGGTGGATGTGGCGCTGGCAGCGCGAGGCCGTCGCCGACGAGTACGATATCGTCGCCCCCGACAACCGGGGAACCGGCCGTTCGGACACCGGCCTGCCGCCGCTGGTTCCGCGCCTCCCCGGCAGGCTCCGCGCGCTCGTGCTGTTCAAGCTGGCCGGCTACTCCATCGGCGGCCTGGCCGCCGACCTCGAGGCAGTCCTCGACGACGCGGGGATCTACGACGCACACGTCGTCGGCGCGAGCATGGGTGGGATGATCGCCCAGCGCTACGCGCTCGAGTACTCTCGGGCGAAGACGCTGACGCTGTGCTGTACGACCCACGGCGGTCCCGACGCGGCCCCGGTGCCCGACGAGACCCAGGAACACATGTTCGACGCGCCCGACGGGGCGAGCGAGCGGGAGACGCTCCGTCACCGCATGCGGCCCGCGTTCAACGACCGGTTCACCAATCGGAACCCGCACCTCATGGATCGGATCATCGAGTGGCGGCTGGAACAGGACGCGGACGACCCCGCTCGAGAGGCCCAGGCCGCCGCCGTCTTGAACTTCGACGTCAGCGACCGTCTCGAACGCGTCCGCGTGCCGACGCTGATCCTCCACGGAACGAACGACCGGGTGGTCCCCGCCGAGAACGCGCGGCTGCTCGAGGAGAAGATCGCCGATAGCCGCGTCGAACTCGTCGAGGGCGGCTCCCACCTGTTCTTCATCGAGGACGCCGACGCGGTCAACGAGACGGTGCTGTCGTTCCTCGACGAGCAGGAGTAG
- the priL gene encoding DNA primase regulatory subunit PriL, producing MQRLHARYPFLEAARESVATEAVDLATVVEQDRAVVDRARQRVVTALESGAIGEPHRDPRIELLSYPVARVLVSMVGERVLVRKYARAEAATAYERFTADMADDTELKSVESTGLELADLLAEFDLREDVREVADSGYRIDVGTYLPLAEDLWEDEWRLVNRPLKAGEVPVDEDELLTLLREAIRGRIEDGLPFDVPDTIATALADDDEEIRSVLAELDLTQDIDTVVPDLFPPCMKALLDQIQKGEHLPHHSRFAITAFLTSIGMSTDEIVDLYRINSSFGEEMTRYQTDHIRGDSSPTEYSAPSCATMQSYGDCVNKDDLCERIPHPMAYYERRIDDADDEELEDWRENGDDEQSASDD from the coding sequence ATGCAGCGACTCCACGCTCGGTACCCGTTTCTCGAGGCGGCCCGCGAGTCGGTCGCGACGGAAGCGGTCGATCTCGCGACCGTCGTCGAGCAGGACCGGGCGGTCGTCGATCGGGCGCGCCAACGCGTCGTTACCGCGCTCGAGTCGGGGGCGATCGGGGAGCCACACCGCGATCCGCGAATCGAGTTGCTCTCGTACCCGGTCGCGCGGGTGCTCGTCTCGATGGTCGGCGAGCGCGTCCTCGTGCGCAAGTACGCCCGCGCCGAGGCCGCGACGGCCTACGAGCGGTTCACCGCCGATATGGCGGACGACACCGAACTGAAAAGCGTCGAATCGACGGGACTCGAGCTCGCGGACCTGCTCGCCGAGTTCGACCTCCGGGAGGACGTCCGCGAGGTGGCCGACAGCGGCTACCGGATCGACGTCGGCACCTACCTCCCGCTGGCCGAAGATCTGTGGGAAGACGAGTGGCGGCTCGTGAATCGGCCGCTGAAGGCGGGCGAGGTGCCCGTCGACGAGGACGAGCTTCTCACGCTCCTTCGGGAGGCGATTCGGGGTCGCATCGAGGACGGACTCCCCTTCGACGTGCCCGACACCATCGCGACCGCGCTCGCGGACGACGACGAGGAGATCCGGTCGGTGCTGGCCGAGCTGGATCTCACCCAGGACATCGATACCGTCGTTCCCGACCTGTTTCCGCCGTGTATGAAGGCGCTGCTCGATCAGATCCAGAAGGGCGAGCACCTGCCACACCACTCCCGCTTCGCGATCACCGCCTTCCTGACGAGTATCGGGATGTCGACCGACGAGATCGTCGACCTCTATCGGATCAACTCGTCGTTCGGCGAGGAGATGACTCGCTACCAGACCGACCACATCCGCGGCGACAGTTCGCCCACGGAGTACTCCGCGCCCTCCTGTGCGACGATGCAGTCGTACGGCGACTGCGTGAACAAGGACGACCTCTGTGAGCGCATTCCCCATCCGATGGCCTACTACGAACGGCGGATCGACGACGCCGACGACGAGGAACTCGAGGACTGGCGGGAGAACGGGGACGACGAACAGTCCGCGAGCGACGACTGA
- a CDS encoding DUF7472 family protein, whose translation MVEREQVIEIVVSAGAVLGMLAAMIVVGSTYGTDNGTLTPAGGQMLIAVIVGFILLLTAIGIGLAYVLNDPEDGLETDGDGDDAQGTF comes from the coding sequence ATGGTCGAACGCGAACAGGTCATCGAAATCGTCGTCTCCGCCGGTGCCGTCCTCGGAATGCTGGCGGCTATGATCGTCGTCGGCTCCACCTACGGAACCGATAACGGCACGCTCACGCCAGCGGGCGGCCAGATGCTCATCGCGGTCATCGTCGGCTTCATTCTCCTGCTGACCGCGATCGGTATCGGCCTCGCGTACGTGCTGAACGATCCCGAGGACGGCCTCGAAACCGACGGCGACGGCGACGACGCACAGGGAACGTTCTGA
- a CDS encoding acyl-CoA dehydrogenase family protein encodes MGTGIDYGEFDEGRHVNYWKLDRTLQRELRRVTDTETYDWAEPRLTEFGELIGHTVADNADYVDDHGPELETYDKYGDVKNAVRYPAEQLESDELVYEAGIVADAFEAPPGRDEPMPISHFLAMLHLLCYADAGFGCPVAMTAGAALVLERFDDGDLEPYYRGLVSRDYDGLIEGAMFLTEEQGGSDVGANETTARYDETAGCWRLTGEKWFCSNVDAEGTLALARTADAPAGTEGLSMFLVPHSDPDDGVMTKGDRRAFEGAPPGDAVNDQRYRRLKDKLGTIAVPTGEVEFEDTKAFLVGETEAGFEQMTEMLNLERLANAAASCGVMGRALLESRVQAATREAFGKTVDEFPLMREDLVDMTVDYEAATAYVHEVGRLFSERERARRNDRESDDADDTYRLLRLLIPIAKLRTGRMAVDTASYAMEIQGGNGYVDDFVTNRLLRDAQVLPIWEGTENVLSLDAIRAMEREDAHEPFTRVVEERLEAVTHPALADAADTVADEYEELAGALIALAGEDSEYAQLSAKRLAHYVFEVFTAALLLEEAQTSLENGDGRTAMVARRFVTTELETREARGITGGDRFVLEAFEPIVHHAPVDPDDLSQTVTADD; translated from the coding sequence ATGGGTACGGGCATCGACTACGGGGAGTTCGACGAGGGACGGCACGTGAACTACTGGAAACTCGACCGCACGCTCCAGCGCGAACTGCGTCGAGTGACCGATACCGAAACGTACGACTGGGCCGAGCCCCGGCTCACCGAGTTCGGCGAACTGATCGGCCACACCGTCGCGGACAACGCCGATTACGTCGACGACCACGGGCCGGAACTCGAGACCTACGACAAATACGGGGACGTGAAGAACGCCGTCCGGTATCCCGCCGAGCAACTCGAGAGCGACGAACTGGTCTACGAGGCGGGTATCGTGGCCGACGCGTTCGAGGCCCCGCCCGGCCGCGACGAGCCGATGCCGATCAGTCACTTCCTGGCGATGTTGCACCTGCTGTGTTACGCCGACGCCGGCTTCGGCTGCCCCGTCGCGATGACCGCCGGCGCGGCGCTGGTCCTCGAACGCTTCGACGACGGTGACCTCGAGCCCTACTACCGGGGGCTCGTCAGCCGCGACTACGACGGGTTGATCGAGGGCGCGATGTTCCTCACCGAAGAGCAGGGTGGCAGCGACGTGGGGGCGAACGAGACGACGGCGCGATACGACGAGACGGCCGGCTGCTGGCGGCTTACCGGCGAGAAGTGGTTCTGCTCGAACGTCGACGCCGAAGGGACGCTCGCGCTCGCCCGAACCGCGGACGCGCCAGCGGGAACCGAGGGGCTCTCGATGTTCCTGGTCCCCCACAGCGACCCCGACGACGGGGTCATGACGAAGGGCGATCGGCGGGCGTTCGAGGGAGCACCGCCGGGCGACGCCGTAAACGACCAGCGGTACCGTCGGCTGAAGGACAAGCTCGGAACGATCGCCGTTCCGACCGGCGAAGTCGAGTTCGAGGACACGAAAGCCTTCCTCGTCGGCGAGACGGAGGCGGGCTTCGAACAGATGACCGAGATGCTGAACCTCGAGCGGCTCGCCAACGCCGCCGCCTCCTGTGGCGTCATGGGACGGGCCCTGCTCGAGAGCAGGGTTCAGGCCGCCACCCGGGAGGCGTTCGGAAAGACGGTCGACGAGTTCCCGCTGATGCGCGAGGACCTCGTCGACATGACCGTCGACTACGAGGCCGCGACGGCGTACGTCCACGAGGTCGGCCGGCTCTTCTCCGAGCGCGAGCGAGCGAGACGAAACGACCGCGAGAGCGACGACGCCGACGACACCTACCGACTGCTGCGATTGCTGATCCCGATCGCCAAGCTCCGGACGGGTCGGATGGCCGTCGACACCGCCTCCTACGCGATGGAGATTCAGGGTGGAAACGGCTACGTCGACGACTTCGTCACCAACCGCCTCCTCCGGGACGCACAGGTGCTGCCGATCTGGGAGGGAACCGAGAACGTCCTCTCGCTCGACGCGATCCGCGCCATGGAGCGCGAGGACGCCCACGAACCGTTCACGCGCGTCGTCGAGGAGCGACTCGAGGCCGTCACCCATCCCGCGCTCGCGGACGCGGCCGACACCGTCGCCGACGAGTACGAGGAGTTGGCCGGGGCGCTGATCGCGCTGGCCGGCGAGGACTCCGAGTACGCCCAGCTCTCGGCCAAGCGCCTCGCCCACTACGTCTTCGAGGTGTTCACCGCCGCGCTGTTGCTCGAGGAGGCACAGACCAGCCTCGAGAACGGGGACGGACGGACGGCGATGGTCGCACGGCGGTTCGTCACGACGGAACTCGAAACGCGAGAGGCGCGCGGGATCACCGGCGGCGATCGGTTCGTTCTCGAGGCGTTCGAGCCGATCGTTCACCACGCGCCGGTCGATCCGGACGACCTCTCGCAGACGGTCACGGCGGACGACTGA
- the hjc gene encoding Holliday junction resolvase Hjc: MSQAKGDRRERELVNALDEAGFAVMRAPASGSATERELPDVLAGDGEQFYAIEAKSSAGDPIYLTGEEVEALTFFARNFGAKPRIGVRFDREDWYFFHPGDLHVTDGGNYRVKKETALAEGTDFPEFTGRSEKVTLEEVADGGDDGPDEDVLRVLNAVQQGVMDVDEAASLLE; encoded by the coding sequence ATGTCTCAGGCGAAGGGCGACCGACGCGAGCGGGAACTCGTCAACGCGCTCGACGAGGCCGGCTTCGCGGTGATGCGTGCGCCCGCGAGCGGATCCGCGACCGAACGCGAACTCCCCGACGTACTCGCCGGCGACGGCGAGCAGTTCTACGCGATCGAAGCGAAGTCCAGCGCCGGCGATCCGATCTATCTCACCGGCGAGGAGGTCGAGGCGCTGACCTTCTTCGCGCGAAACTTCGGCGCGAAGCCCCGGATCGGCGTCCGCTTCGACCGCGAGGACTGGTACTTCTTCCACCCCGGCGACCTCCACGTGACGGACGGCGGGAACTACCGCGTCAAGAAGGAAACCGCCCTCGCGGAGGGCACCGACTTCCCCGAGTTCACCGGGCGGTCCGAGAAGGTGACGCTCGAGGAAGTCGCCGACGGCGGCGACGACGGCCCGGACGAGGACGTTCTCCGCGTGCTGAACGCGGTCCAGCAGGGCGTCATGGACGTCGACGAGGCGGCGTCGCTGCTCGAGTGA
- a CDS encoding DUF7344 domain-containing protein, whose product MERTEAFRLLASADRQLLLHELCKQDGEATVSELAERVAARRHQISLDKISDEHRERASIRLHHTHLSQLAEADVISHDASDETVVLHDDEPVDDLFDAAAEIADGPERSARTPVS is encoded by the coding sequence ATGGAACGGACGGAAGCGTTTAGACTCCTCGCCAGCGCTGACCGTCAGCTTCTCCTCCACGAACTCTGCAAGCAGGACGGCGAAGCTACTGTGAGCGAACTCGCAGAACGGGTCGCCGCTCGAAGACATCAAATCTCACTCGACAAGATCAGTGACGAGCACCGTGAACGCGCCTCCATTCGGCTGCACCATACTCATCTGTCACAGTTAGCGGAAGCCGACGTTATCAGCCACGACGCGAGCGACGAAACGGTTGTTCTTCACGACGACGAGCCCGTAGACGATCTGTTTGACGCTGCTGCGGAGATAGCAGATGGCCCCGAACGATCTGCTAGAACACCCGTCTCATAG
- a CDS encoding CPBP family intramembrane glutamic endopeptidase — protein METPARDRRTDRDAAPLRSTLVAIGLTIFGVIVAPNVTTLPAFLFDPALLNAPAEASIAGRTALLTLNFVGMILAGAIYLIVTDRGWSYVDLRMPSKRGWMYVGAGIASMIVFYILVNVVVTVLSLPSAENEVMRYIENDQMMVLIMIGIVFFFNAPAEEFLFRNIVQKRLYDAFSQTQAIVIASAIFALIHFASYAFSSTSLLATSVPIMTVFGGALIFGYLYAKSENLLVPIAAHATFNGIQFALFYIALEYDLEEAAPTGEAILAAVPL, from the coding sequence ATGGAAACACCCGCTCGCGACCGTCGCACGGATCGCGATGCTGCGCCGCTGCGATCGACGCTTGTCGCCATCGGCCTGACGATCTTCGGCGTCATCGTCGCGCCGAACGTCACGACGCTGCCCGCGTTTCTGTTCGATCCGGCATTGCTCAACGCACCGGCGGAGGCGTCGATCGCCGGTCGAACGGCGCTTTTGACCCTGAACTTCGTCGGCATGATCCTGGCCGGCGCTATCTATCTGATCGTTACCGACCGCGGCTGGTCGTACGTCGATCTCCGAATGCCCTCGAAACGAGGCTGGATGTACGTCGGCGCGGGGATCGCCAGCATGATCGTGTTCTACATTCTCGTGAACGTCGTCGTTACCGTTCTCTCCTTGCCGTCCGCGGAGAACGAGGTGATGCGATACATCGAGAACGATCAGATGATGGTCCTGATCATGATCGGCATCGTCTTCTTCTTCAACGCACCGGCCGAGGAGTTTCTCTTCCGGAACATCGTCCAGAAGCGCCTCTACGACGCGTTCAGTCAGACACAGGCGATCGTTATCGCCAGCGCGATCTTCGCGCTGATCCACTTCGCCTCCTACGCCTTCAGTTCGACATCGCTGCTCGCGACCTCAGTGCCGATCATGACCGTTTTCGGCGGCGCGCTCATCTTCGGCTACCTCTACGCGAAAAGCGAGAACCTCCTCGTTCCGATTGCCGCCCACGCCACGTTCAACGGCATCCAGTTCGCCCTGTTCTACATCGCGCTTGAGTACGATCTCGAGGAGGCGGCGCCGACCGGTGAAGCGATTCTCGCGGCGGTCCCGCTGTAG